From the genome of Canis lupus familiaris isolate Mischka breed German Shepherd chromosome 8, alternate assembly UU_Cfam_GSD_1.0, whole genome shotgun sequence, one region includes:
- the NGB gene encoding neuroglobin: MERPEPELIRQSWRAVRRSPLEHGTVLFARLFDLEPDLLPLFQYNCRQFSSPEDCLSSPEFLDHIRKVMLVIDTAVTNVEDLSSLEEYLAGLGKKHRAVGVKLSSFSTVGESLLYMLEKCLGPAFTPAVRAAWSQLYGAVVQAMSRGWDGD; encoded by the exons ATGGAGCGCCCCGAGCCCGAGCTGATCCGGCAGAGCTGGCGGGCGGTGCGCCGCAGCCCCCTGGAGCACGGCACCGTGCTGTTCGCCAG GCTGTTTGACCTGGAGCCTGACCTGCTGCCCCTCTTCCAGTACAACTGCCGCCAGTTCTCCAGCCCGGAGGACTGCCTGTCCTCCCCCGAGTTCCTGGACCACATCaggaag GTGATGCTCGTGATTGACACTGCTGTGACCAATGTAGAGGACCTGTCCTCGCTGGAGGAGTACCTTGCTGGCCTGGGCAAGAAGCATCGTGCAGTGGGTGTGAAGCTCAGCTCCTTCTCG ACGGTGGGGGAGTCCCTGCTCTACATGCTGGAGAAGTGCCTGGGCCCCGCGTTCACGCCAGCCGTGCGGGCCGCCTGGAGCCAGCTCTACGGGGCCGTGGTGCAGGCCATGAGTCGAGGCTGGGACGGTGACTAA